In the Dioscorea cayenensis subsp. rotundata cultivar TDr96_F1 chromosome 12, TDr96_F1_v2_PseudoChromosome.rev07_lg8_w22 25.fasta, whole genome shotgun sequence genome, one interval contains:
- the LOC120273225 gene encoding probable mediator of RNA polymerase II transcription subunit 26b, whose protein sequence is MGRLPARSMQRWMEAFHSSGKDIFEFIKHAILIAALYHPGEFQLRRDRFAEMLFATREMGDDGGVKTEVLKKLDEESWILKEVLRIKEVISNELESENVLLKSLRQLKLIAVSMETLYITEIGKAVNALRRATHSEKIKRLAQSLILGWRSIVDDWISATSAIAGNSLAIEKSLPSPPLDVEASNARAKPVCEFFNYIYGNESKFNWTNIQNESSSGHEADPLAQRKDTMQYMNADIASGSKIETNQVCFRSPNTEIKAKQPEGSGDQNKKLKESEEEALAEAKFERTKQKLHEIYENNAKKKRRTIPLLKLDEIPKFTLKEHHARFPRSRLKKMKMMMKKKHNVPSQDLVSEVIIEADSYRLIIYIVLLTVMDESVRKTLHY, encoded by the exons ATGGGAAGGTTGCCGGCGAGATCCATGCAGCGGTGGATGGAGGCATTCCATAGCTCCGGCAAGGACATCTTTGAGTTCATCAAACATGCCATCTTAATCGCCGCATTATACCACCCCGGTGAGTTCCAGCTCCGACGAGACCGCTTTGCCGAGATGCTCTTTGCCACTAGAGAGATGGGTGATGATGGGGGTGTGAAGACGGaggtattgaagaagttggatgaGGAGTCTTGGATCTTGAAAGAGGTTTTAAGGATCAAAGAAGTGATCTCTAATGAACTGGAG TCAGAGAACGTGTTGCTCAAATCACTGAGACAGTTGAAGTTGATTGCAGTTTCTATGGAGACTCTTTAT ATAACTGAGATAGGAAAGGCTGTTAATGCTTTGAGAAGGGCAACACATTCGGAGAAGATTAAGAGGCTTGCACAGTCACTCATTCT TGGTTGGCGGTCTATAGTCGATGATTGGATTTCTGCAACAAGTGCCATTGCTG GTAATTCATTGGCAATTGAGAAGAGCCTCCCTTCTCCCCCATTAGATGTTGAGGCTTCAAATGCAAGAGCCAAACCTGTCTGTGAG TTTTTCAACTACATTTATGGTAATGAGAGTAAGTTCAATTGGACTAATATTCAGAATGAATCAAGTTCCGGTCATGAAGCTGATCCACTTGCTCAAAGGAAAGACACAATGCAATACATGAATGCTGATATTGCTTCTGGTtctaaaatagaaacaaatcaaGTTTGCTTTCGGAGTCCAAATACTGAAATAAAAGCTAAACAACCTGAAGGTTCCGGTGATCAAAATAAG AAATTAAAGGAATCAGAGGAGGAAGCATTGGCAGAGGCAAAGTTTGAGCGTACTAAACAAAAGCTTCATGAAATCTATGAAAATAATG CAAAAAAAAAGCGACGAACTATACCTCTGTTAAAGCTAGATGAGATACCAAAGTTTACTCTAAAAGAACACCATGCTAGGTTTCCAAG AAGTAgactgaagaagatgaagatgatgatgaagaagaaacacAATGTGCCATCACAAGACTTAGTTTCTGAAGTCATCATCGAAGCTGATAGTTATCGTctcataatttatattgtt TTGCTTACAGTTATGGATGAATCTGTTAGAAAAACATTGCATTATTGA